One window of Sulfurospirillum sp. 1612 genomic DNA carries:
- a CDS encoding LPP20 family lipoprotein, with product MNKFVFLISCSLGALIFFSGCNGIGMQPEAKKPEVVQKVIVQKASKKDIEKIIKDEKLAFYNNIPDKEFSVYGEGIAPMNTVSPAQAVALAKRAAVADAYRQLGEKLYGVQVNSKETIKDASLRDSRIETRVNGLIKNATITETSYKDGLYTVRMVLKMSGKRWKEIFSY from the coding sequence ATGAATAAATTTGTTTTTTTGATTTCTTGTAGTCTTGGTGCCTTGATTTTTTTCTCTGGCTGTAACGGTATTGGTATGCAACCAGAAGCCAAAAAACCTGAAGTTGTCCAGAAGGTTATCGTGCAAAAGGCAAGTAAAAAAGATATTGAGAAGATCATCAAGGATGAAAAACTGGCATTTTATAACAATATTCCTGACAAGGAATTTTCAGTTTATGGTGAGGGTATTGCTCCTATGAACACGGTATCTCCAGCACAAGCAGTTGCTTTAGCAAAAAGAGCCGCAGTTGCAGATGCGTACCGCCAATTGGGTGAGAAACTTTATGGTGTTCAAGTAAACTCCAAAGAGACAATCAAAGATGCGTCTTTGAGAGATTCTCGGATTGAAACACGTGTGAATGGTCTGATTAAAAATGCGACCATTACTGAAACATCTTATAAAGATGGCTTGTATACCGTGAGAATGGTATTGAAAATGAGCGGGAAAAGGTGGAAAGAAATCTTTTCTTACTAG
- the gyrA gene encoding DNA topoisomerase (ATP-hydrolyzing) subunit A — protein MKSIFDKNQDIQEVNIEDSIKTSYLDYSMSVIIGRALPDARDGLKPVHRRILYAMNDLSISSRSPYKKSARIVGDVIGKYHPHGDTAVYDALVRMAQPFSMRIPSVDGQGNFGSIDGDNAAAMRYTEARMTPLSEELLKDLDKDTVDFVANYDDSMVEPDVLPSRVPNLLLNGSSGIAVGMATNIPPHCLDELIDALLLLIDKPEAELEEIMQFIKGPDFPTRGIIFGKKGILDAYRTGRGRIKIRAKVHIEKKGNKDIIIIDELPYQTNKSRLIEQIVGLVKDKQVEGISEIRDESDRDGIRVVIELKKDAMNEIVLNNLYKSTNLEVTFGVILLAIENKEPKVFTLIELLQLFLKHRKTVIIRRTIFELEKAKARAHILEGLKIALDDIDAVIKLIKASADAKEAREGLVSQFGLSEIQANAILDMKLQRLTGLEREKIENELADLMAEIERLSAILKSETLLNDLIKQELQEIKDKFKSPRITEIEDDYDDIDIEDLISNEPMVVTITHRGYIKRVPLKSYEKQNRGGKGKTAITTYDDDFIESFFVSNTHDTLMFVTDRGQLYWLKVYKIPEGSRTAKGKAVVNLIQLQPDEKIMEIIPTTDFSEEKSLAFFTKNGVVKRTNLAEFKNIRSVGVRAITLDENDELVTAKIATKDAKNLFIVTKKGMCIRFDINDTRELGRTARGVTGIRFKESEDEVVGAVTIYNEQEELLTVSEKGIGKRTTAEEYRLQKRGGKGVIAMKLTAKTQDLVGVVIVDENKDLMALGSSGKMIRVDMQTIRKAGRNTSGVKVVSVSGDDIVASIARCPKEEPEELDVLMESEFSNNES, from the coding sequence ATGAAAAGTATTTTTGACAAGAACCAAGATATTCAAGAAGTAAATATAGAAGATTCTATAAAGACCAGCTATCTTGATTATTCTATGAGTGTTATTATCGGTCGCGCGCTTCCTGATGCTAGAGATGGACTCAAACCGGTACATAGAAGAATTTTGTATGCCATGAACGATCTTTCTATCTCTTCTCGTAGCCCCTACAAAAAATCTGCACGTATTGTCGGTGATGTAATTGGTAAGTATCACCCTCATGGAGATACGGCGGTTTATGATGCCCTTGTACGGATGGCGCAACCTTTCTCTATGAGAATACCATCTGTGGATGGACAAGGAAACTTTGGCTCGATTGATGGTGATAATGCTGCGGCCATGCGTTATACAGAAGCTAGGATGACACCACTGTCTGAAGAGTTATTGAAAGACTTGGATAAGGATACGGTTGATTTTGTAGCAAACTATGATGATAGTATGGTAGAACCCGATGTTCTCCCAAGTCGTGTGCCAAATCTTCTGTTAAATGGATCTAGCGGGATTGCCGTTGGTATGGCTACCAACATTCCTCCGCATTGTTTGGATGAATTAATCGATGCTTTATTGTTGTTGATTGATAAGCCAGAAGCAGAACTCGAAGAAATCATGCAATTTATCAAAGGCCCTGATTTTCCAACACGAGGAATCATCTTTGGTAAAAAAGGTATTTTAGATGCATATAGAACCGGTCGCGGTCGTATCAAAATCCGAGCAAAAGTACATATTGAGAAAAAGGGAAATAAGGACATCATCATTATTGATGAATTGCCATATCAAACCAATAAATCGCGATTGATTGAGCAAATTGTCGGATTGGTCAAAGACAAACAAGTCGAAGGCATTAGTGAAATCAGGGATGAAAGTGATCGTGATGGTATTCGCGTGGTGATTGAACTCAAAAAAGATGCGATGAATGAAATCGTACTCAACAATCTCTATAAATCTACTAATCTCGAAGTGACATTTGGCGTTATTTTACTTGCGATAGAAAACAAAGAACCTAAAGTTTTTACACTCATAGAGCTCTTACAACTTTTCTTGAAGCACCGAAAAACCGTCATTATTAGACGTACCATCTTTGAATTAGAAAAAGCCAAAGCCCGTGCGCATATCTTAGAAGGTCTTAAAATTGCACTTGATGATATTGATGCGGTGATTAAGCTCATCAAAGCCAGTGCCGATGCAAAAGAAGCCCGAGAAGGGTTGGTTTCCCAATTTGGACTCAGTGAGATTCAAGCCAATGCTATCTTGGATATGAAATTACAACGTTTGACAGGTTTAGAGCGTGAAAAAATCGAAAACGAATTAGCAGATTTGATGGCTGAAATCGAGCGATTGAGCGCGATATTGAAAAGTGAGACGTTATTGAATGATTTAATCAAGCAAGAATTGCAAGAGATTAAAGATAAATTCAAATCTCCAAGAATCACAGAAATCGAAGATGATTATGATGATATCGATATCGAAGATTTGATTTCAAATGAACCTATGGTCGTGACGATTACACACCGTGGTTATATCAAACGAGTTCCACTTAAATCTTACGAAAAACAAAACCGTGGTGGCAAAGGTAAAACAGCGATTACGACGTATGATGATGACTTTATCGAGAGTTTCTTCGTCTCCAATACTCATGATACCTTGATGTTTGTGACTGATCGGGGTCAACTCTACTGGTTGAAAGTTTACAAAATTCCAGAAGGAAGCCGAACGGCCAAAGGTAAAGCTGTGGTCAATCTCATCCAGTTGCAACCGGATGAAAAAATTATGGAAATCATTCCGACTACGGACTTTAGCGAAGAGAAATCTTTAGCATTTTTTACAAAAAATGGTGTTGTAAAACGTACTAATTTGGCTGAGTTCAAAAATATCAGATCCGTGGGTGTCAGAGCGATTACCTTAGATGAAAATGATGAACTCGTCACAGCAAAAATCGCAACCAAAGATGCCAAAAACCTCTTTATCGTGACTAAAAAAGGCATGTGTATCCGATTTGATATTAATGATACAAGAGAGTTAGGAAGAACAGCACGTGGTGTGACAGGAATTCGCTTTAAAGAAAGCGAAGATGAAGTCGTAGGTGCGGTCACAATTTACAATGAACAAGAAGAGCTTTTGACGGTCAGTGAAAAAGGTATCGGCAAACGTACCACAGCAGAAGAGTATCGCCTCCAAAAACGTGGGGGTAAAGGTGTGATTGCCATGAAACTTACTGCTAAAACTCAAGATTTAGTCGGTGTTGTTATTGTCGATGAAAACAAAGATTTGATGGCGCTTGGAAGCAGTGGCAAGATGATTCGCGTGGATATGCAAACGATTCGAAAAGCCGGTCGAAATACCAGTGGTGTGAAAGTCGTCAGCGTATCGGGTGATGATATTGTAGCGAGCATTGCACGATGTCCAAAAGAAGAGCCTGAAGAGTTAGATGTCTTAATGGAAAGTGAGTTTTCAAATAACGAAAGTTAA
- a CDS encoding sigma-54-dependent transcriptional regulator yields MKIVIVEDDINMRKSLEFALSEYQDFVITCYKNANDALKKIEPDTDLVITDINMPGMDGIEFVKRLENRFDIIVITGNATLNRAIDSIRLGVKDFLTKPFEIDTLVNAINRNVKLRSKVSKKTKTKTVENRYFLGTSKALETSLALAKKAAKTDATILLLGESGVGKELFANYVHDNSKRAGNAFVAINMAAIPDNLLESELFGYEKGAFTDATSAKQGYFELAHKGTLFLDEIAEMSIALQSKILRVLQERVIYRVGGVKPIPIDVRVISATNANITENIRNGKFREDLYFRLNTIPIKIAPLRERKEEILTIAQKVLLEVKEKYELGEKHFSKEAEESLLSYAWHGNIRELISVVERAAILSDDVSISANDLFLESRSEKKNIKNMEIDLIKEVLQSVDHDITEASKILVMSKKSLMDKINKYNIGVNNEKI; encoded by the coding sequence ATGAAAATCGTTATAGTCGAAGACGATATAAACATGAGAAAATCATTAGAATTTGCCCTTAGTGAATATCAAGATTTTGTTATTACATGCTATAAAAATGCCAATGATGCACTCAAAAAGATAGAACCTGATACTGATTTAGTGATTACGGATATCAATATGCCGGGCATGGATGGTATTGAATTTGTGAAACGATTGGAAAACCGATTTGATATTATTGTGATTACTGGCAATGCAACCCTCAATCGAGCGATAGATTCGATACGATTGGGAGTCAAAGATTTTTTAACCAAACCATTTGAAATCGATACGCTTGTCAATGCTATTAACCGCAATGTGAAACTTAGAAGCAAAGTATCAAAAAAAACAAAAACAAAAACAGTAGAGAATAGATATTTTTTAGGAACATCAAAAGCACTAGAAACCTCACTCGCTTTGGCAAAAAAAGCAGCTAAAACTGATGCAACGATTTTGTTATTAGGCGAAAGCGGTGTGGGAAAAGAGCTGTTTGCCAACTACGTTCATGATAATTCAAAACGTGCGGGAAATGCTTTTGTTGCGATTAATATGGCGGCCATTCCTGATAATCTTTTGGAAAGTGAATTATTTGGTTATGAAAAAGGTGCCTTTACAGATGCCACGAGTGCGAAACAAGGGTATTTTGAATTGGCGCATAAAGGGACTCTTTTTTTAGATGAGATTGCTGAGATGTCCATCGCCTTGCAAAGCAAAATTTTACGGGTGTTGCAAGAACGTGTGATTTATCGTGTGGGAGGCGTGAAACCTATTCCTATTGATGTTCGTGTGATCTCCGCTACAAATGCCAATATCACTGAGAACATACGAAATGGAAAGTTTCGTGAGGATCTCTATTTTAGGCTCAATACGATTCCGATAAAAATCGCTCCTTTGAGAGAGCGAAAAGAAGAGATTTTGACCATTGCGCAAAAAGTATTGTTGGAAGTAAAAGAGAAATATGAGCTCGGAGAAAAACATTTTTCAAAAGAGGCAGAAGAGTCTCTACTCTCTTATGCCTGGCATGGCAATATTAGAGAGTTGATTTCTGTAGTAGAGCGGGCGGCGATATTGAGTGATGATGTGAGTATCAGTGCAAATGACCTGTTTTTGGAGAGTAGAAGTGAAAAGAAAAATATAAAAAATATGGAAATAGATTTGATAAAAGAGGTGCTTCAAAGTGTCGATCATGATATTACAGAAGCGAGTAAGATATTGGTCATGAGTAAAAAAAGCTTAATGGATAAAATAAATAAATACAATATTGGGGTGAATAATGAGAAAATATAA